From one Mytilus trossulus isolate FHL-02 chromosome 10, PNRI_Mtr1.1.1.hap1, whole genome shotgun sequence genomic stretch:
- the LOC134687678 gene encoding putative deoxyribonuclease TATDN3: MEEDELCNDSLELGYIDCHCHLADDMFDKDLEEVVANSKKDGVSAIIVVPIGLEDFSKVLDISQKYRDILSPCLGVHPVQRGTEDQRSVTLADIEAALPEIEKHVDILCGIGEIGLDFQPRVCKNPSDKDVQKEVLRLQVEMAKKFDLPSNVHSRSAGRPTIAALKEFGARNVVMHAFDGRPAVAMEGVREGFYFSIPPSIVRNDQEKLVKQVPIDNMLLETDSPGLGPKKGVRNNPSNLHISCEYIAKVKNMDTSEVRRITSSNALKLFPKLTQFVKQS, encoded by the exons ATGGAGGAAGACGAACTTTGTAACGATTCACTTGAACTTGGATACATAGATTGTCATTGTCATCTAGCTGATGATATGTTTGATAAG gatctGGAAGAAGTTGTAGCAAATTCAAAGAAAGATGGCGTAAGTGCAATAATTGTAGTTCCAATAGGTCTAGAGGACTTTTCCAAAGTTCTAGATATATCACAAAAATATAGAGACATCTTGTCACCGTGCCTCGGTGTACATCCGGTTCAAAGAGGAACCGAAGACCAAAGAAGTGTGACACTTGCAGACATTGAAGCAGCTCTCCCAGAAATAGAGAAACACGTAGACATTCTGTGTGGAATTGGTGAAATAGGTTTAGATTTTCAACCACGTGTCTGTAAAAATCCAAGTGATAAAGATGTTCAGAAGGAAGTTTTAAGATTACAAGTTGAGATGGCAAAAAAGTTTGATTTGCCAAGTAATGTTCACTCTCGTTCTGCTGGTCGCCCGACTATAGCAGCTTTGAAGGAGTTTGGCGCTCGAAACGTTGTAATGCACGCGTTTGATGGGCGTCCAGCTGTTGCAATGGAGGGTGTTAGAGAGGGTTTTTATTTCTCTATTCCTCCCTCTATAGTTCGAAATGATCAGGAAAAGTTAGTGAAACAAGTACCGATTGACAATATGCTGTTGGAAACCGACTCGCCTGGGCTAGGACCAAAGAAAGGTGTAAGGAATAATCCGTCTAATTTACATATTTCTTGTGAGTACATCGCCAAGGTCAAGAATATGGACACTTCTGAAGTCAGGAGAATAACGTCTTCAAACGCATTAAAACTTTTCCCCAAATTGACACAGTTTGTAAAACAATCATGA
- the LOC134686816 gene encoding glutamine-dependent NAD(+) synthetase-like: MGRTATLATCTLNQWAMDFEGNLSRIIESIQKAKELGATYRLGPELEITGYGCADHFLESDTFLHSWQSLGQILTNPVTQDILCDVGMPVMHKNIAYNCRVFFLNKKVLLIRPKMALANDGNYREPRWFTAWGKHKQIEDYYLPRMIQDITGQKTVPIGDAVISTVDTCIGSEICEELWTPDGHHIDMSLDGVEIIANGSGSHHELRKGYVRVDLIKSATMKCGGIYVFANQIGCDGDRLYYDGCSMIAVNGKICSQGPQFGLQEVVVNVATVDLEDVRTYRNAIRSRNELGSKSYAYPRVHCDFAVSHDDSFQPTTDPIEWQYHTPEEEISLGPACWLWDYLRRSGQGGYFLPLSGGIDSSSTACIVSSMCHLVIDAVKKGDTKVLSDVRKVVGDPSYIPTDDKELAGLVFTTCYMGSENSSKETQSRAAELAQQIGSFHLSIKIDIAVAAILTVFTTALKLIPKFKANGGSLRENLALQNIQARVRMVLAYLFAQLCLWTRGRSGGLLVLGSANVDECLRGYMTKYDCSSADINPIGGISKSDLRRFILYCRKKFGYSALEKIYHAPPTAELEPLKDGQHLAQTDEDDMGMTYDELSLYGRLRKQSYCGPFSMFCKLVHIWSDKLTPSQIAEKVKFFFRHYAINRHKMTVVTPAYHTETYSPDDNRFDHRQFLYNAKWPWQFKYIDLQAKKLMIVYEERKNHLSGNTKTNDSRTSQNRNIFNDSVNSIGGSDVGVVVDMGPVNPHDVYIDLNTGQEVMYSDNGVPLYEDGTLLIEPHDENEFMLTAEEEQMSVSMATEDVNNESSDNQRLLCQHKEDDSILEEDDSFVEKDEMKSKIIELSNQKMDSSTNVIEKKDSNKDKTGESKTGQRSIQSVSKTIKTEKESAENVGTKLNYQKRSLRRKKLKVDHRRMTHKPLSPLNKLANRFKRPLKRPLLAAPARQPLLKSPQKKTLLTSPPTTPTENEPKPGFSGSRDNIPSTSTGPHVVQTPRITPLQNRPNLQSSHAVGRPIITPSVAPGVRIGNRVLLGNQFSGTPIRQGIQVNTTRMAINNPGVRAALINRSAAVSAAGLQAKLAQQRVIAQTRQGFTSQSQQSYAAQTSQGYTAQSQQAFATGSRSGFSGHSQQSFVTQAQQGYGNSSGYSSRVIQQAQVQNTTGLIQNTVQQTVVVQQNSAGLPPGKWPAHTLLTGDNVYRSQRYNPVMNQMAAMRGRR, encoded by the exons gcCAGTGATGCATAAAAATATAGCTTATAACTGTCGTGTTTTCTTTCTGAACAA GAAAGTTTTACTAATTCGACCAAAGATGGCACTGGCAAATGATGGCAACTACAGAGAACCAAGATGGTTCACAGCATGgggtaaacataaacaaatagaGGACTATTACCTCCCTCGAATGATACAGGATATCACAGGTCAG AAAACTGTACCCATTGGTGATGCTGTGATATCAActgtagatacatgtataggATCAGAAATCTGTGAAGAATTGTGGACACCTGATGG GCACCACATTGATATGAGTTTAGACGGAGTTGAGATAATCGCCAATGGTAGTGGCAGCCATCATGAGTTACGGAAAGGTTACGTCAGAGTTGACCTCATTAAATCTGCAACAATGAAG TGTGGAGGTATATATGTGTTTGCTAACCAGATTGGATGTGATGGAGATAGGTTATATTATGACGGCTGTTCAATGATTGCTGTTAATGGAAAGATTTGTTCCCAGGGGCCACAGTTTGGTCTTCAGGAAGTA GTAGTCAATGTAGCCACTGTTGATTTAGAAGATGTGAGAACTTATAGAAATGCCATCCGTAGCAGGAATGAACTG ggATCCAAATCCTATGCCTACCCCAGAGTTCATTGTGATTTTGCTGTTTCACATGATGACTCATTTCAGCCAACCACTGACCCCATAGAATGGCAGTATCATACACCTGAAGAGGAGATTAG CTTGGGACCAGCCTGTTGGTTGTGGGACTACCTTAGAAGGAGTGGTCAGGGAGGATATTTTCTCCCCCTTAGTGGGGGTATTGATAGTTCTAGTACTGCCTGTATTGTTTCCAGTATGTGCCATCTTGTGATAGATGCTGTCAAGAAGGGAG ATACTAAAGTGTTATCAGATGTGAGGAAAGTAGTAGGAGATCCATCTTATATACCCACAGATGACAAAGAGCTGGCTGGTTTAGTGTTCACAACATGTTACATGGGTTCAGAAAACAGCTCTAAAGAAACACAGTCTAGAGCTGCTGAATTAGCTCAACAGATCGGCAG CTTCCATTTATCCATAAAGATAGATATAGCAGTAGCGGCCATATTAACAGTGTTTACAACAGCACTGAAGTTAATTCCCAAGTTTAAAGCCAATGGTGGAAGTCTTAGAGAAAACTTGGCTTTGCAAAACATAcag GCCAGAGTAAGAATGGTGTTAGCCTACCTTTTTGCCCAGTTATGTTTGTGGACCAGAGGGAGATCTGGTGGACTGTTGGTTCTGGGCTCTGCTAATGTAGATGAATG tttacGTGGATATATGACTAAGTATGATTGTTCCAGTGCAGATATTAACCCTATAGGTGGCATCAGTAAATCTGACTTACGAagatttatattgtattgtagaAAGAAATTTGGATATTCTGCCTTAGAAAA GATTTATCATGCACCGCCCACTGCAGAATTAGAACCTTTGAAAGATGGACAGCATTTGGCACAAACAGATGAG GATGATATGGGAATGACTTATGATGAATTGTCGTTGTATGGCAGATTGAGAAAACAGAGTTATTGTGGCCCCTTTagtatgttttgtaaactgGTCCATATCTGGAGTGACAAGTTAACACCTAGCCAG ATTGCAGAGAAAGTGAAGTTTTTTTTCCGCCATTATGCCATCAACAGACATAAGATGACAGTGGTGACACCTGCATATCACACAGAAACCTATAGTCCAGACGACAACAGATTTGATCATCGACAGTTTCTGTATAATGCAAAGTGGCCTTGGCAATTCAAATACATAGATTTACAG GCCAAGAAGCTGATGATTGTATATGAGGAGAGGAAAAACCACCTGTCAGGGAATACAAAGACCAATGATAGCAGGACATCACAGAACAGGAACATCTTTAACGATTCTGTCAACAGCATAGGAGGGTCAGATGTGGGTGTGGTAGTTGACATGGGGCCCGTTAACCCACATGACGTTTACATTGATCTCAATACCGGACAGGAAGTGATGTACTCTGATAACGGTGTGCCGCTCTACGAAGATGGAACTCTTCTAATAGAACCACATGATGAAAATGAATTCATGTTAACTGCTGAGGAAGAGCAGATGAGTGTTTCCATGGCTACAGAAGATGTAAACAATGAATCTAGTGATAATCAGAGATTGCTGTGTCAGCATAAAGAGGATGACTCAATCTTAGAGGAAGATGATAGTTTTGTTGAGAAAGACGAAATGAAATCCAAGATTATTGAACTAAGTAATCAAAAGATGGATAGCAGTACAAATGTAATAGAAAAGAAAGATTCAAATAAAGATAAGACAGGAGAGTCTAAAACGGGTCAAAGGTCGATTCAGTCAGTGTCTAAAACAATCAAGACCGAAAAAGAGTCAGCAGAAAATGTAGGGACaaagttaaattatcaaaaaaggagTTTACGACGAAAGAAACTGAAAGTAGATCATCGTAGAATGACACATAAGCCACTTAGTCCACTCAATAAATTAGCCAATCGTTTTAAAAGGCCACTGAAAAGGCCTCTGTTAGCTGCCCCTGCAAGACAACCCTTGCTAAAATCTcctcagaaaaaaacattgttgaCTTCTCCTCCTACCACTCCCACAGAAAATGAACCAAAACCAGGTTTTTCTGGATCAAGAGATAACATACCCTCCACTTCAACAGGACCACATGTGGTTCAAACACCTAGGATTACACCTTTACAAAATAGACCAAACCTTCAATCTAGTCATGCCGTCGGAAGGCCAATTATCACACCAAGTGTAGCACCTGGGGTTAGAATCGGAAATCGAGTTTTGCTTGGGAACCAGTTTAGTGGAACTCCTATACGACAGGGTATACAAGTTAACACAACAAGGATGGCTATAAATAACCCTGGTGTAAGGGCTGCCTTGATAAACAGGTCTGCAGCAGTTAGTGCTGCTGGTCTACAGGCTAAGTTAGCCCAACAGAGAGTGATAGCACAGACCAGACAGGGATTTACCTCACAATCACAGCAATCTTATGCTGCTCAGACCAGCCAAGGATATACTGCTCAGTCTCAACAGGCCTTTGCAACAGGATCACGATCTGGCTTTTCTGGGCACAGTCAACAAAGTTTTGTTACTCAGGCTCAACAAGGGTACGGAAATTCATCGGGATATTCATCTCGTGTGATACAGCAGGCCCAGGTACAGAATACAACTGGTCTGATACAGAACACTGTCCAACAGACCGTTGTTGTACAACAGAATTCTGCCGGCCTACCTCCAGGAAAATGGCCAGCACATACATTACTCACTGGAGATAATGTGTACAGGTCTCAGAGGTATAATCCTGTCATGAATCAGATGGCTGCTATGAGGGGCAGGAGATAA